In Arachis hypogaea cultivar Tifrunner chromosome 2, arahy.Tifrunner.gnm2.J5K5, whole genome shotgun sequence, a genomic segment contains:
- the LOC112723262 gene encoding uncharacterized protein, whose amino-acid sequence MADNGVFQPTQAEFMAQMTELQAEVKRLSELSIQNNINKQEDSGCKGKGNTNMLSVDPPKEKLTLDNLFSEEITNYQMPKHFTLPSSLELYKGIGDLRAHIKKFQSMMFNGPNNEPVLCRAFPTYLDGTALLWFSKLPEGSISSFEELARSFIDYFAAARIYVHGSDYLGTICQGPQESLKDYLTRFADATMEIPDLDPAVHLHAIKASLKPRKFRETITVTKPKTLEEFRERAAGQMEIEELCEAEKADRRQPKKEESRTIRSADYKDPRKTFKLTPKFDNYTRFNTKRERIIKEILNAKIIKPPVKAGNYQDQRFVDKTKHYAFHQKYGHTTDECIIAKDLLERLARQELLDKYIEGRKHKENRTDRDEHNKPRETKKTTNG is encoded by the coding sequence ATGGCTGACAACGGAGTTTTTCAACCCACTCAAGCTGAATTCATGGCCCAGATGACTGAATTACAGGCAGAGGTGAAAAGACTTTCCGAATTATCCATCCAGAATAACATCAACAAGCAGGAGGACAGTGGATGCAAAGGGAAAGGCAACACGAACATGTTGAGCGTCGACCCACCAAAGGAGAAACTGACCTTGGACAACCTTTTTTCTGAGGAGATTACCAATTACCAAATGCCAAAACATTTTACATTACCTTCCTCACTCGAGCTATATAAGGGGATTGGTGACCTCCGGGCTCACATTAAGAAATTTCAGTCTATGATGTTTAATGGACCTAACAATGAACCTGTTCTTTGCAGGGCCTTCCCCACTTACCTCGACGGCACAGCCCTCCTTTGGTTTTCGAAACTGCCTGAAGGATCAATTTCTTCCTTCGAGGAATTGGCAAGATCCTTCATAGACTACTTTGCGGCAGCACGGATTTATGTGCACGGATCAGATTACCTCGGCACTATCTGCCAAGGTCCCCAAGAAAGCTTAAAGGACTACTTAACCAGATTCGCAGATGCAACAATGGAGATACCCGATCTAGATCCCGCTGTCCATCTTCACGCCATAAAAGCTAGCCTCAAGCCCAGAAAATTCAGAGAAACAATTACCGTCACAAAACCGAAAACCTTGGAAGAATTTCGAGAAAGGGCCGCCGGGCAAATGGAGATTGAAGAACTCTGCGAGGCCGAAAAAGCAGATAGAAGGCAACCCAAAAAGGAAGAGAGCCGAACAATCAGGTCGGCAGACTACAAAGATCCCAGAAAGACGTTTAAGCTTACCCCAAAGTTTGACAACTACACCAGGTTCAACACAAAGAGAGAAAGAATCATCAAGGAAATACTCAACGCCAAAATCATAAAACCTCCTGTCAAGGCAGGAAACTACCAAGACCAGCGATTTGTGGACAAGACCAAGCATTACGCTTTCCATCAGAAATATGGTCACACAACCGACGAGTGCATTATAGCAAAAGACTTGCTAGAAAGGCTAGCCCGACAAGAACTCCTGGATAAATACATCGAAGGCAGAAAGCATAAAGAAAATCGAACGGACCGAGATGAACATAACAAACCCCGAGAAACAAAGAAGACAACAAATGGTTGA